The proteins below are encoded in one region of Amycolatopsis acidiphila:
- a CDS encoding ornithine cyclodeaminase family protein, with protein sequence MPQILDDRHVDGLLPPTAALADVRTAFELLAVGDAWDEPRRRSAAGTVALNVMSAIAPTLDAIAVKSYPVVRAGSNRASAITVLVYSCQSGELRGLVRADLLGQRRTAAASALATKVLARPESDTVCVLGTGYQAPAQVTALVEVLPKLRTVLVVGRDVNRAASTAAAVRGAHPWLDVEAGVSAEHAVPRADVVVTATGAAEPLFHGGLLRAGTHVNAVGSNHAARRELDRVTFQRAAHITVDSAAVARLECGDLLANGLDPAEASEFADVLTGKVPGRADGDDITVFESHGLAIQDLVCAVRVLDGAREAGIGAVV encoded by the coding sequence ATGCCGCAGATCCTGGACGACCGGCACGTCGACGGGCTGCTGCCGCCGACGGCCGCGCTCGCCGACGTGCGCACGGCATTCGAGCTGCTCGCGGTGGGCGACGCGTGGGACGAGCCCCGACGGCGAAGTGCCGCGGGGACGGTGGCGCTCAACGTCATGTCGGCGATCGCGCCGACTCTCGACGCGATCGCGGTGAAGTCCTATCCGGTGGTGCGTGCGGGAAGTAACCGCGCGAGCGCCATCACGGTGCTGGTCTACTCCTGCCAGTCGGGCGAACTGCGTGGCCTGGTCAGGGCGGACCTGCTCGGTCAGCGGCGGACCGCGGCGGCCTCGGCGCTCGCGACGAAGGTGCTGGCCCGGCCCGAGAGCGACACGGTGTGCGTGTTGGGGACGGGATACCAAGCGCCGGCTCAGGTCACCGCTCTCGTCGAGGTGTTGCCGAAGCTACGGACGGTGCTGGTCGTCGGACGGGACGTGAACCGGGCTGCGAGCACGGCGGCTGCCGTGCGAGGTGCGCACCCGTGGCTGGATGTCGAGGCCGGGGTCAGCGCGGAACACGCGGTGCCGCGTGCCGACGTCGTCGTCACCGCGACGGGGGCGGCCGAACCGCTGTTCCACGGTGGACTCCTGCGCGCGGGCACGCATGTCAATGCCGTCGGCAGCAACCACGCCGCACGTAGGGAGCTCGACCGCGTGACGTTCCAGCGCGCCGCGCACATCACGGTCGACTCCGCCGCCGTCGCTCGGCTGGAATGCGGCGACCTGCTCGCGAACGGCCTTGACCCGGCCGAGGCGAGCGAGTTCGCCGACGTACTCACCGGAAAGGTCCCGGGACGGGCCGACGGTGACGACATCACCGTATTCGAATCGCACGGTCTCGCCATCCAGGACTTGGTCTGCGCGGTCAGGGTGCTCGACGGAGCGCGCGAGGCCGGGATCGGCGCGGTCGTCTAG
- a CDS encoding IclR family transcriptional regulator translates to MSAARPLEVIVRSAEVLNAVGAARSGLTLQELHDELDIPLGSLHRILTTLGQVDYLRRSPVTKRYFIGRAARALTGAIGSHSARLVKPPAALVDAAGETGETVFLTELIGDAPVCVSIVEAEHALRLFVRIGQEMPLHAAASSRAILAHLDEEVVRTLLEGAELTEYTAGTPHHVDDVMHVLKEVREKGYAVCDNELDPDAWAVSVPIRDGDDRVLSSVTITAPGSRVAEPDVRARMTEAAQRAAERLSAELGNPGPAS, encoded by the coding sequence ATGAGCGCCGCACGACCCCTCGAGGTCATCGTCCGCTCCGCGGAGGTCCTCAACGCGGTCGGTGCCGCACGTTCCGGGCTGACGCTGCAGGAACTTCACGACGAGCTCGACATTCCCCTCGGCAGCCTGCATCGCATCCTCACCACGCTCGGCCAGGTCGACTACCTGCGGCGATCCCCCGTGACGAAGCGATACTTCATCGGGCGAGCCGCGCGGGCGCTTACCGGAGCCATCGGCTCGCACAGCGCACGGCTGGTGAAGCCGCCTGCCGCCCTCGTCGACGCCGCCGGCGAGACCGGCGAGACCGTGTTCCTCACCGAGCTGATCGGCGACGCTCCGGTCTGTGTATCCATTGTGGAGGCGGAGCACGCGCTGCGGCTGTTCGTCCGGATCGGACAGGAAATGCCGCTGCACGCCGCGGCGTCGAGCCGAGCCATCCTGGCTCACCTCGACGAGGAGGTCGTCCGCACCTTGCTCGAGGGGGCCGAGCTGACCGAGTACACCGCGGGAACACCGCACCACGTCGACGACGTCATGCACGTGCTCAAGGAGGTCCGCGAAAAGGGCTACGCGGTCTGTGACAACGAACTCGATCCAGACGCTTGGGCGGTGTCGGTCCCGATCCGTGACGGCGATGACCGAGTCCTTTCCAGCGTGACGATCACCGCTCCCGGTTCACGAGTCGCGGAGCCCGATGTCCGCGCGCGGATGACCGAGGCCGCGCAGCGCGCCGCCGAGCGACTGTCGGCGGAACTCGGCAACCCAGGCCCAGCATCCTGA
- a CDS encoding asparaginase yields MPSRRSIGLIATGGTISVAPPSADSQQHQGVGALTPRQDDRPEGIDVFPRDALSLSSRRMTPDDLWTLASAVNEEIAAGRDGVVVTHGTDTLEETVYALGLLVDTRVPVVVTGAMRSPHLAGPDGPANVRAAIVAAADPKLAPYGPTVVFQDEVHVARLVTKMHSARVAAFGSPAAGPVGFVAEDRLELLLGPPPETDLLPRASPPTTRVGLLHAATGIDGSVADAIASDVDAVVVAALGAGHVSPSLGAALVRLAGAGKPVVITSRCPDGALLSHTYGGAGSETELRRAGLHFAGTLSAPKARLRALFGMSAGIPADELFHPADGAGR; encoded by the coding sequence ATGCCCTCGCGACGATCGATCGGCCTGATCGCCACTGGCGGTACCATCTCCGTCGCTCCGCCGTCGGCCGACTCGCAACAGCACCAAGGCGTCGGAGCACTGACGCCACGGCAGGACGACCGTCCAGAGGGGATCGACGTATTCCCGCGGGACGCGCTCAGCCTGTCGTCACGCCGAATGACACCCGATGACCTATGGACACTAGCCAGCGCCGTCAACGAGGAGATCGCGGCCGGCCGCGACGGCGTCGTCGTCACCCACGGAACGGACACGCTCGAGGAGACCGTCTACGCACTCGGCCTTCTCGTCGACACCCGGGTGCCGGTGGTGGTCACCGGTGCCATGCGGTCGCCGCATCTGGCGGGGCCCGATGGTCCTGCCAACGTCCGCGCGGCCATCGTCGCCGCGGCCGATCCGAAGCTGGCGCCGTACGGACCGACGGTCGTCTTCCAGGACGAGGTACACGTCGCCCGCCTCGTCACCAAGATGCACAGCGCTCGCGTTGCGGCGTTCGGCTCCCCGGCTGCCGGACCGGTCGGATTCGTCGCCGAGGACCGGCTCGAGCTGCTGCTCGGTCCACCACCGGAAACCGACCTGCTGCCCCGCGCCAGCCCACCGACAACGCGGGTCGGCCTCCTTCACGCGGCCACCGGGATCGACGGCTCCGTCGCCGACGCGATCGCGTCCGATGTGGACGCCGTCGTCGTGGCAGCGCTTGGCGCGGGACACGTCTCCCCGTCGCTGGGTGCGGCGCTGGTTCGCCTCGCGGGCGCGGGCAAGCCCGTCGTGATCACCAGCCGGTGTCCCGACGGCGCGCTACTCAGTCATACCTACGGTGGTGCGGGCTCCGAAACGGAGCTGCGCCGCGCCGGACTCCACTTCGCCGGCACGCTCTCCGCGCCAAAAGCACGGCTGCGCGCCCTCTTCGGCATGTCCGCCGGAATTCCCGCCGACGAGCTCTTCCACCCGGCCGACGGTGCCGGCCGGTGA
- a CDS encoding SAM-dependent methyltransferase, with amino-acid sequence MDEGKDRVTGEATDWADSLKKHLDRASSARIYDYLLNPESPNNYAIDRAFAQAQLDALPDMQKAMRENRRFIGRAVEAALEHGITQFIDIGAGLPSQGQTHEVADRVAPEAGARVVYIDNELIAHAHSEILLGRNADPNRHKAVLADFYNHGDLWRKVLATEVIDPTQPSCLLMTAIVHFMPPEDRPDVPMGVYRDRLAPGSMLVLTHVPDDPTDEGLQAVARAYSNTANPAYLRTDEEFAEFFGGWPLLEPGLVWTGEWRPKTERSQEPWWDEDTDSTDGQPWWEGSPSRMLYRAGVALKP; translated from the coding sequence GTGGACGAAGGGAAAGACCGCGTGACGGGCGAAGCGACCGACTGGGCGGACAGTCTCAAGAAGCACCTCGACCGCGCGAGTTCAGCGCGGATCTACGACTATCTGCTCAATCCCGAGAGTCCCAACAACTACGCCATCGATCGCGCCTTCGCGCAAGCGCAGCTCGATGCCCTGCCCGATATGCAGAAGGCGATGCGCGAGAACCGGCGCTTCATTGGGCGCGCCGTCGAAGCCGCCCTTGAACACGGCATCACCCAATTCATCGACATCGGCGCCGGATTACCCAGTCAGGGCCAGACCCACGAGGTCGCAGACCGAGTGGCGCCGGAGGCTGGCGCCCGAGTGGTCTACATCGACAACGAACTGATCGCCCATGCCCACTCCGAGATCTTGCTCGGCCGCAACGCGGATCCGAACAGGCACAAGGCCGTGCTGGCGGACTTCTACAACCACGGTGACCTCTGGCGCAAGGTGCTGGCCACCGAGGTCATCGACCCCACGCAACCGAGCTGCCTGCTGATGACCGCCATAGTCCACTTCATGCCCCCTGAGGACCGTCCCGACGTTCCGATGGGCGTCTACCGCGACCGGCTGGCCCCGGGCAGCATGCTCGTATTGACGCACGTCCCGGACGATCCGACCGACGAGGGCCTGCAGGCCGTCGCCCGCGCCTACAGCAACACCGCCAACCCTGCGTATCTGCGTACGGACGAGGAGTTCGCCGAGTTTTTCGGCGGCTGGCCGCTGCTTGAACCTGGCTTGGTGTGGACCGGCGAGTGGCGTCCGAAGACAGAGCGGTCGCAGGAGCCGTGGTGGGATGAGGACACTGACAGCACCGACGGTCAGCCCTGGTGGGAAGGCTCACCGTCGCGCATGCTCTATCGGGCTGGGGTCGCACTGAAGCCCTGA